A single genomic interval of Camelina sativa cultivar DH55 chromosome 11, Cs, whole genome shotgun sequence harbors:
- the LOC104722473 gene encoding DNA polymerase epsilon catalytic subunit A has protein sequence MSGDNRRRDRKDSRWAKKPRVVNTAEDELESKLGFGLFSEGETRLGWLLTFASSSWEDRDTGKVYSCVDLYFVTQDGFSFKTKYKFRPYFYLATKDKLELEVEAYLRR, from the exons ATGAGCGGAGATAATCGAAGACGGGATCGAAAAGACTCGCGGTGGGCGAAGAAGCCGAGAGTAGTGAACACTGCAGAAGATGAACTCGAATCTAAACTCGGATTTGGGCTTTTCTCCGAAGGTGAAACGCGACTTGGGTGGCTACTCACATTCGCATCG TCATCTTGGGAAGATCGAGATACTGGGAAAGTCTATAGTTGCGTGGACCTTTACTTTGTTACTCAG gacgGGTTTTCTTTCAAGACAAAATACAAGTTCCGCCCTTACTTCTATTTAGCCACTAAA GACAAATTGGAATTGGAAGTTGAAGCCTACTTGAGACGCTGA